GCTCGCCTCGAGCCTGGCGCCGGCGGGCGCCGGCGCCGCGCTGCCCGGTTACAGCGCGTGGTCGACCTATGTCGAGTTCTTCAAGTATCGGTACTACTACGGCACCCTGCTGAACAGTCTCTTCGTCAGCGTCCTGGCCACGCTGGTGGCCGTGCTGATCGGCTTCCCCCTCGCCTACCTGGTCACCCGCTTCGAGCTCCCCGGCAAGCTCTGGGTGCGCGCCGCCGTGGTGCTGACCTTCGTGTCGCCCCCGTTCATCGGCGCCTACGCCTGGATCCTCCTGCTCGGCCGCAACGGCGTGATCACCCAGACGCTCGCCAAGCTGGGCGTGACGCTGCCGAGCATCTACGGCTGGCCCGGCATCGTCCTCGTGTTCAGCCTCCAGGCCTTCCCGTTCGTGTTCCTGCTCGTGTCGGCCGGTCTGCGCACCGTGGACCAGAGCCTCGAGGACGCGGCCATCAACCTGGGCCGCACGCGCCTCGGCGCCCTGCGCACCGTGCTGCTGCCCCTGGTGCTGCCGTCACTCTCCACGGGCGCCCTCCTCGTCTTCGTCACCACCTTCGCCGACTTCGGCACGCCGATGATCATCGGCGAGGGGTTCCGGACGCTGGCGGTGCTCGTCTACACCGAGTTCGTCAACGAGTTCGGCGGCAACCCGCAGGTGGCCAGCACCCTCTCCGTCATGCTCCTCACCGTCACCATCGGCGCGCTGCTCCTGCAGCGCGGCTACGCCAAACGCACGGCGCACGGCCAGGAGGCCCTGCGCCCCCTCGGCGTGTTCCGCCTCTCGCGGTTCGGCACCGCCCTCGTGAGCGTCGTCGTCTACGGCCTCGTGCTGGTGGCGTTCCTGCCGGGCCTGGCCATCATCGTGTCGTCCTTCCTCAAGTCGCAGGGGCCGCTGCTCGTGCCCGAGTTCTCGCTCGCCGGCTACGCCCTCGCCAAGCGGCTGCCGCTCGCGCTCCGCAACACCCTCACGTTCGTCACCCTCGCCACCCTCCTCTGCGTGGTGGCCGGTAGCGTGATCGGTTACGTGGTCACGCGCCGCCGCGGACCGCTGGTGACGGCCATCGACACCATGTCGATGATCCCGTTCGCCGTGGCGGGCGTGGTCCTGGGCATAGGCATGTCGCTCACGTTCGGCGGGGCGCCCCTGTTCCTCGCCGGCACGGGCGCCATCCTGGTGCTGGCGTACTTCGTGCGGCGCCTGCCCTACACGGTCAGGTCCGTCTCCGGCATGCTGCACCAGACCGGCACGCAGCAGGAGGAGGCCTCCATAAACCTGGGGGTGGCCCCTCCGGCCACGTTCCTGCGCATCACCGTCCCGCAGGTCGCCCCGGCCATCATCTCCGGCGCGCTCCTCACCTGGGCCACCACGGCCCGCGAGTTCAACACCACCGTGATGCTCTACGTGGGGCAGACGCGCACGCTGCCCGTCGAGGTCTTCACGCAGGTGCTGCAGGGCAACTTCGGCGCCGCCTCCGTGGTCGGCACCGTCCTGATCGTGACGACCCTCGTCCCGATCGTCATCCTGTTCAAGGTCTTCGGCGAGGGCGAGGACGTCCTCGTCTGACAGCCGATCTCATCAGGGGTGCTCCCCCAGCGGCCGCGCGCTCGGTGCCGGCCGGACGCAACCATGGCCGGCGGCCGCGCGCCGCCGGAGCGAGAGGGTGATGGTGGAAGACTTCGAGACGATCTCCTGGCACGAGGGCAAGCTGGTGCTGCTCGACCAGCGCGCACTCCCCGCCGAGGAGCGCTACGTTAGCTGCCACGACGCTTCCGCCGTGGCCGCCGCCATCCGCGACATGCTCACGCGCGGCGCGCCGGCCATCGGGATAGCGGCCGCCTACGGCGTGGTCCTCGCCGCCCGCGCCCACGCCGGCGCGGACGCCCCAACGCAACGGCGAGAGCTGGCCCGCGCCGACGCCGAGCTTCGCGCCGCCAGGCCCACGGCCGTGAACCTCTTCTGGGCCCTCGACCGACTGCGCGCCCTGTGGGAGGAGGGCGGCAGCCCGCCGGAGGTGGCCGCGCGCCTCGAGGCCGAGGCGAACGCCATGGCCGCCGAGGACGCCGCCACCAACCGCGCCATCGGCCGCCACGGGCTGCCGCTCGTGCGCCAGGGGGCCAGGCTGCTGCACCACTGCAACACGGGCGCCCTCGCGACCGCCGCTCACGGCACGGCCCTCGGCATCGTCCGCACCGCGCACGAGGCCGGCCGCGACGTCCACGTCTTCCTCGACGAGACCAGGCCGAGGTTGCAGGGCGCGCGCCTGTCGGCGTGGGAGCTGGCGCGGCTCGGCGTGCCGCACACGCTGATCGTCGACGGCGCGTCGTCCGCCGTGATGGCGCGCCTCGGCATCGACCTGGTCCTCGTTGGCGCCGACCGGATTGCCGCCAACGGCGACACGGCCAACAAGATCGGCACCTACAACCTCGCCGTGGTGGCGCGCCACCACGGCGTGCCGTTCTACGTCGCCGCCCCGCTGGCCACCGTCGACTTAGGCCTGGCGACGGGCGCCGCCATAACCATCGAGGAGCGCAGCGGGGAAGAGGTGACGCGCATGGGAGACACGGAGCTCGCGCCTCCCGGCACGCCCGTCTACAACCCGGCGTTCGACGTGACCCCCCACGCGCTCATCACCGGCATCGTCACGGAGCGAGGCATCGCCTACCCCCCCTTCACCCTCAGCCTGGCCGCGCTGGCCGGAGAGAAGGAGCACCACCATGGCTAACCCAGCCCCGGTCCCCCGGACGGTCGAGGAGGTGGCCGACGGCATCCGCCGAAGGGTCACCCAGTTCACGCTGAGCAACCGCGGCGGTTACCTCTCGCAGGCGTGCTCGTCGGCCGAGATCTTCGCGGCCCTCTACGGCGAGCTGCTGCGCCTCGGCCCCAGCGCCGCGCCGCTCGTGCCGCCCCCCTTCACGGGCGTGCCAGGCCGCAACCCCGCCTACGCCACCGGCGCGGCCTACAACGGCCCCAAGGGCCCGGACCTCGACCGCTTCTTCCTCAGCCCCGTCCAGTACGCGCTCGTCCTCTACGCCACGCTGGTCGAGGTGGGCCGCATGGCGCCCGAGGGGTTGGCCATGTTCAACCAG
The sequence above is drawn from the Trueperaceae bacterium genome and encodes:
- the mtnA gene encoding S-methyl-5-thioribose-1-phosphate isomerase; the protein is MEDFETISWHEGKLVLLDQRALPAEERYVSCHDASAVAAAIRDMLTRGAPAIGIAAAYGVVLAARAHAGADAPTQRRELARADAELRAARPTAVNLFWALDRLRALWEEGGSPPEVAARLEAEANAMAAEDAATNRAIGRHGLPLVRQGARLLHHCNTGALATAAHGTALGIVRTAHEAGRDVHVFLDETRPRLQGARLSAWELARLGVPHTLIVDGASSAVMARLGIDLVLVGADRIAANGDTANKIGTYNLAVVARHHGVPFYVAAPLATVDLGLATGAAITIEERSGEEVTRMGDTELAPPGTPVYNPAFDVTPHALITGIVTERGIAYPPFTLSLAALAGEKEHHHG
- a CDS encoding iron ABC transporter permease; translation: MVAARGAARQPWGFWNWATLASAVMFAVLLVLPLLAVLASSLAPAGAGAALPGYSAWSTYVEFFKYRYYYGTLLNSLFVSVLATLVAVLIGFPLAYLVTRFELPGKLWVRAAVVLTFVSPPFIGAYAWILLLGRNGVITQTLAKLGVTLPSIYGWPGIVLVFSLQAFPFVFLLVSAGLRTVDQSLEDAAINLGRTRLGALRTVLLPLVLPSLSTGALLVFVTTFADFGTPMIIGEGFRTLAVLVYTEFVNEFGGNPQVASTLSVMLLTVTIGALLLQRGYAKRTAHGQEALRPLGVFRLSRFGTALVSVVVYGLVLVAFLPGLAIIVSSFLKSQGPLLVPEFSLAGYALAKRLPLALRNTLTFVTLATLLCVVAGSVIGYVVTRRRGPLVTAIDTMSMIPFAVAGVVLGIGMSLTFGGAPLFLAGTGAILVLAYFVRRLPYTVRSVSGMLHQTGTQQEEASINLGVAPPATFLRITVPQVAPAIISGALLTWATTAREFNTTVMLYVGQTRTLPVEVFTQVLQGNFGAASVVGTVLIVTTLVPIVILFKVFGEGEDVLV